In Acaryochloris marina S15, a single genomic region encodes these proteins:
- a CDS encoding tocopherol cyclase family protein, translated as MDTLPTTLITPHSGYHWDGSQRRFFEGWYYRVTLPELDQTFAFMYSIEDPIGGQPYSGGAAQILGPEDTYFCRTFADVSQFWSWGAPVGMGPLGLGHWSRGIPGLQPQLLEPDEFDRQITQGYQGTHTWHQGHLRDPGTGQAAHWAYRIQPIYGWGEVGKTSRSTAGLLSFLPIFEPGWQVMMAHGWATGWIDWQGQRYVFENAPAYAEKNWGGAFPQKWFWINCNCFEDQPDLALTAAAGRRGVLWWMESVGLIGIHHQGQFYEFAPWNSEISWSVTPWGEWTMTARNSEYAVEIWASCDRNGTPLRAPTQNGLIFICKDTMHGRVTLTLKRYHQQGTTLLLKAHSHLCGLEVGGGPWQTAWIAEEAASQPLDSAPWGLAAT; from the coding sequence ATGGATACGCTGCCCACCACCTTGATTACTCCCCACAGTGGTTATCACTGGGATGGTAGTCAGCGACGATTTTTTGAAGGCTGGTATTACCGGGTGACTTTGCCGGAGCTGGATCAGACCTTCGCCTTTATGTATTCCATTGAGGATCCGATAGGGGGCCAACCCTATAGCGGTGGGGCCGCCCAAATTTTAGGTCCTGAGGATACTTACTTTTGCCGGACCTTTGCGGATGTTAGCCAGTTTTGGTCTTGGGGGGCTCCTGTTGGTATGGGACCCTTAGGGCTGGGACATTGGAGTCGTGGGATTCCGGGCTTACAGCCCCAGTTGCTAGAGCCAGACGAGTTTGATCGACAAATCACCCAAGGCTATCAGGGCACTCATACTTGGCATCAAGGCCATCTGCGGGATCCGGGGACGGGGCAAGCCGCCCATTGGGCCTATCGGATTCAGCCGATTTATGGTTGGGGAGAAGTGGGTAAGACTTCACGATCAACGGCAGGACTGCTGTCTTTTTTGCCGATTTTTGAGCCGGGTTGGCAGGTGATGATGGCCCATGGATGGGCGACGGGGTGGATTGATTGGCAAGGCCAGCGATATGTATTTGAAAATGCCCCGGCCTATGCGGAGAAAAATTGGGGTGGTGCCTTTCCCCAGAAATGGTTTTGGATCAATTGCAATTGTTTCGAGGATCAGCCCGATTTGGCGTTAACAGCGGCGGCTGGACGTCGAGGGGTGCTGTGGTGGATGGAATCTGTGGGGTTGATTGGGATTCATCATCAGGGTCAGTTTTATGAGTTTGCCCCCTGGAATTCTGAGATCTCTTGGTCGGTGACCCCTTGGGGCGAATGGACGATGACGGCCCGTAATTCGGAATATGCGGTGGAGATTTGGGCGAGTTGCGATCGCAACGGCACTCCCCTCCGTGCCCCCACTCAGAATGGCCTGATTTTTATCTGTAAAGACACCATGCATGGCCGTGTCACCCTCACTTTAAAGCGCTATCATCAGCAAGGAACAACCCTGCTCTTGAAAGCCCATAGTCATCTCTGTGGGTTGGAGGTAGGAGGAGGACCTTGGCAGACGGCATGGATTGCGGAAGAGGCTGCTTCTCAACCCTTGGATTCTGCGCCTTGGGGACTGGCTGCGACTTAG